Proteins from one uncultured Anaeromusa sp. genomic window:
- a CDS encoding metalloregulator ArsR/SmtB family transcription factor, translating into MEKAIAKITADYFKAVSHPIRVKIIKLLATNELCVQDIVNDLEIEQSNLSQHLSVLKKQGIVSSRSAGTRVIYWLNSPSPNKIISEVEEVLKSQIKQSQELLSRFG; encoded by the coding sequence GTGGAAAAAGCTATAGCAAAAATAACAGCAGATTATTTCAAAGCGGTGTCTCACCCTATTCGCGTCAAAATAATCAAGTTATTAGCAACAAATGAGCTCTGTGTACAGGATATAGTGAATGACCTGGAAATTGAACAATCAAACCTATCTCAACATTTAAGCGTGTTAAAAAAGCAGGGCATTGTTAGTTCACGAAGCGCCGGAACACGGGTCATATATTGGTTAAATAGCCCATCTCCAAATAAAATCATCTCAGAAGTTGAAGAGGTTTTGAAATCTCAGATAAAGCAAAGCCAAGAATTATTAAGTCGCTTTGGTTAA
- a CDS encoding MFS transporter, whose product MDVISRMERIPTGAFHYRLLALTGLGWMFDAMDTGLIAFVLPALAKAWGLSTAQMGYIGSMGLVGMALGAVLAGGAADRFGRRKLFAATLVLYSVATGLCGIAWNYESLLVFRFLVGFGLGGQLPVAVTLVSEFSPPKDRGKMIVLLESFWGCGWLIAALVAYLVIPYYGWHVAFLMGAVPALYVFWIWRWVPESVRYLMAQGRLAEAHAIVSDMERRSGLAVCEEAVAPQQSATMTRIAFRELWTPQFMKRTLVLWVIWFGIVYSYYGIFTWLPSLMVGQGHTVVKTFEYVLLMTLAQLPGYFCAAFLVDRLGRKGTLASFLSLSAVCAYFFGQGGSSSELLFWGSFMSFFNLGAWGVVYTYTPELYPTRMRAFGSGWAAAVGRVGGILAPSVVGWSLSLGGSIAQVFGMFTLVMLVTAAVIWLWGEETRGLRLDANE is encoded by the coding sequence ATGGATGTAATTAGTCGCATGGAGCGCATACCTACAGGGGCGTTTCATTATCGCTTGCTGGCTTTAACTGGCTTGGGCTGGATGTTTGACGCTATGGATACAGGGTTGATTGCGTTTGTGCTGCCGGCCCTAGCCAAAGCGTGGGGGCTGTCAACGGCGCAAATGGGCTATATCGGCAGCATGGGCTTAGTTGGTATGGCGTTGGGAGCTGTTTTAGCCGGTGGAGCAGCGGATCGTTTTGGGCGGCGTAAGCTTTTCGCGGCAACACTTGTTTTGTATAGTGTCGCCACCGGCTTGTGCGGTATTGCCTGGAATTACGAATCTTTATTAGTATTTCGCTTTTTAGTGGGCTTTGGGTTGGGCGGGCAGCTGCCTGTGGCGGTAACGCTGGTTAGTGAATTTTCGCCTCCTAAAGACCGTGGCAAGATGATTGTTCTGCTGGAAAGCTTTTGGGGCTGCGGCTGGCTGATTGCCGCCTTGGTAGCATACTTGGTAATCCCTTATTATGGCTGGCATGTGGCCTTTTTGATGGGAGCGGTTCCGGCTCTGTACGTTTTTTGGATCTGGCGTTGGGTGCCGGAATCAGTACGTTATTTGATGGCACAGGGACGCTTGGCGGAAGCCCACGCGATTGTAAGCGATATGGAGCGGCGCAGCGGCCTAGCGGTTTGCGAAGAAGCGGTAGCGCCCCAACAGTCTGCAACAATGACTCGTATTGCTTTTCGGGAGCTATGGACGCCTCAATTTATGAAGCGGACTCTTGTGCTTTGGGTGATCTGGTTTGGCATCGTGTATTCGTATTATGGTATTTTTACCTGGCTGCCTTCGCTAATGGTAGGCCAGGGGCATACGGTGGTGAAGACCTTTGAATATGTGCTGCTGATGACCTTGGCGCAGCTGCCAGGTTACTTCTGTGCCGCCTTCTTGGTGGATCGGCTGGGTAGAAAGGGCACCTTGGCTTCCTTCTTATCCTTGAGCGCGGTGTGTGCTTACTTTTTTGGACAAGGAGGCTCCAGCAGCGAACTGCTCTTCTGGGGGAGTTTCATGTCCTTCTTCAACCTCGGAGCCTGGGGCGTGGTCTATACGTATACGCCGGAACTGTATCCGACGCGGATGCGCGCCTTTGGGTCCGGTTGGGCTGCTGCCGTAGGCCGTGTTGGAGGCATCTTAGCGCCGTCTGTAGTAGGCTGGAGCTTATCTTTAGGCGGCTCTATCGCGCAGGTATTTGGCATGTTTACGTTGGTCATGCTTGTCACGGCGGCAGTGATTTGGCTTTGGGGAGAAGAAACGCGCGGTCTGCGCTTAGATGCGAATGAATAG
- a CDS encoding transcription repressor NadR — METKERRAALQERLQASPEAVTGTALAQEFGVSRQVIVGDIAILRAAGSRIVATPQGYWIPKENVKQTIQATLVCRHDNAQLAAELFAVVDRGGCVLDVAVEHPLYGELKGALRLSSRRDVERFLHNLGEAQAEPLSLLTGGVHLHTIEVPDKETLHEIEAELAQMGILVR, encoded by the coding sequence ATGGAAACGAAAGAGCGTAGGGCAGCCTTGCAGGAACGATTGCAAGCGTCCCCGGAAGCGGTAACAGGTACGGCGTTGGCGCAGGAATTCGGCGTAAGCCGGCAGGTAATTGTCGGTGATATTGCCATCTTGCGCGCTGCAGGCAGTCGAATCGTAGCGACACCGCAAGGATATTGGATACCTAAGGAAAATGTAAAGCAAACCATTCAAGCTACACTGGTTTGTCGGCACGACAATGCGCAATTGGCAGCTGAACTTTTTGCTGTGGTGGACCGAGGCGGCTGCGTACTGGATGTGGCGGTGGAACATCCTCTATATGGAGAACTAAAAGGGGCTTTGCGCCTTTCTTCACGACGTGATGTGGAACGTTTTTTGCACAACTTGGGCGAAGCGCAAGCGGAGCCATTATCGTTACTGACTGGCGGCGTGCATTTGCACACGATAGAAGTGCCTGACAAGGAAACCTTGCACGAAATAGAAGCCGAATTAGCCCAAATGGGGATTTTGGTGCGCTAA
- a CDS encoding potassium channel protein, with protein sequence MVQRLKKSIGAFLIILIIGIWGFMIFEELSFLDALYVTIVTLATVGYGDITPVTPEGRIFVIFFIVAGFSVTYYTLIMVVSLLLEGQIRDLLGRRGMERSISKMQDHIIVCGAGKVGSNVVQSLLEKKEPFVVIEKDDIVYQALREEKILVLHGDATLDSVLLQAGVAEAKGVIAALSDDADNVYVTLTARSLNPTAHIVARAERLEAENKLRIAGANQVIVPSVMGARQMVASMTRPVFVDFVENVLHNEELPMDFSEVTINATSSFVGKRFAESQIKERFHSIVIALRRGEELMSNPHAQERIQVGDVLLVLGPTEYLGELQHFAQSSEK encoded by the coding sequence ATGGTGCAACGCTTAAAAAAGTCCATCGGCGCTTTTTTAATCATCTTGATTATTGGCATTTGGGGCTTTATGATCTTTGAAGAGCTCTCTTTTTTGGATGCCCTTTATGTGACTATTGTGACGCTGGCGACAGTGGGATATGGCGATATCACGCCGGTTACCCCGGAAGGACGTATTTTTGTTATCTTCTTTATCGTTGCCGGTTTTTCCGTAACCTACTATACATTGATTATGGTTGTATCTTTACTATTAGAAGGCCAAATACGTGATTTGCTGGGGAGGCGGGGCATGGAGCGCAGTATTAGCAAAATGCAAGATCATATTATTGTGTGCGGCGCAGGGAAAGTCGGCAGTAATGTGGTGCAGTCGTTATTGGAAAAAAAGGAACCCTTTGTGGTTATCGAAAAAGACGATATCGTTTATCAAGCCCTGCGTGAAGAAAAAATATTGGTATTGCATGGCGACGCAACTTTAGATAGCGTCTTGCTGCAGGCGGGCGTGGCTGAGGCCAAAGGAGTCATTGCCGCCTTGTCGGATGATGCTGATAATGTTTATGTGACGTTAACTGCGAGAAGCTTAAACCCTACCGCACATATTGTAGCGAGAGCCGAGCGCCTGGAGGCGGAGAATAAACTGCGCATCGCCGGGGCGAACCAGGTTATTGTGCCGTCGGTGATGGGCGCGCGCCAGATGGTGGCTTCTATGACGCGACCGGTGTTTGTTGATTTTGTTGAAAATGTCTTACATAACGAAGAGCTGCCTATGGACTTTTCCGAAGTAACGATAAATGCAACCTCTTCTTTTGTGGGCAAGCGCTTTGCAGAAAGCCAGATTAAAGAACGTTTTCATTCGATTGTTATCGCCTTGCGCAGGGGGGAAGAGCTTATGAGCAATCCTCATGCGCAGGAGCGCATTCAAGTGGGCGATGTTCTGCTGGTCCTAGGGCCGACAGAGTATTTAGGAGAGCTGCAGCATTTCGCGCAAAGCAGCGAAAAATAG